From Synchiropus splendidus isolate RoL2022-P1 chromosome 10, RoL_Sspl_1.0, whole genome shotgun sequence, the proteins below share one genomic window:
- the LOC128766117 gene encoding leucine-rich repeat-containing protein 3-like has translation MASGSGLLWVWTCVVALTPVMTCPLSCHCIEKNGMKMVQCMSRNLEAIPPDLPRDTAVLLLAFNHITHIPRHAFRDLNYLQELDLSNNDIETVDVGAFQGLSESLLVLNLANNRIESVPKEAFTRLRARISLSHNPWHCECTLQEVLRELRLDPETVNQVICHSAVQEEYAGKPLIQVLDSGINFCNFHHKTTDVAMFVTMFGWFTMVIAYVIYYVRHNQEDARRHLEYLKSLPSSSQIGKDLDTISTVL, from the coding sequence ATGGCCAGTGGTTCAGGCCTGCTGTGGGTCTGGACCTGTGTGGTGGCGCTGACGCCGGTGATGACTTGTCCCTTAAGCTGCCACTGTATTGAAAAGAATGGCATGAAGATGGTTCAGTGTATGTCGCGCAATTTGGAGGCGATCCCGCCAGACCTCCCGAGGGATACCGCTGTGCTGCTTTTGGCATTCAACCACATTACTCACATCCCCAGGCACGCCTTCCGAGACCTCAACTACCTGCAGGAGTTGGACCTGTCAAACAACGACATCGAGACGGTTGACGTCGGAGCGTTCCAGGGTCTGTCCGAGAGTCTGCTGGTTCTCAATCTTGCTAACAATCGCATCGAGAGCGTCCCCAAGGAGGCTTTCACCCGCCTCCGGGCCAGAATCAGCCTCTCGCACAACCCGTGGCACTGCGAGTGCACCCTGCAGGAGGTCCTGAGGGAGCTGAGGTTGGACCCCGAGACGGTGAACCAGGTGATCTGCCACAGCGCCGTGCAGGAGGAATACGCCGGGAAGCCTCTCATCCAGGTTCTGGACTCAGGGATCAATTTTTGCAACTTTCACCACAAAACCACCGACGTGGCCATGTTTGTCACCATGTTCGGCTGGTTCACCATGGTGATCGCCTACGTCATCTACTACGTCCGACACAATCAGGAGGACGCCAGGAGGCACCTGGAGTACCTCAAGTCACTGCCCAGCAGCTCTCAGATCGGCAAGGACTtggacaccatcagcaccgttCTCTAG